A genomic window from Candidatus Kouleothrix ribensis includes:
- a CDS encoding S9 family peptidase, which yields MEASTMAIDERPGLTLEDVASYPQPGMAIPGAIAFSPDDRLITFLLSPDRTLARRLYAFDPASSERRLMLAPADGGATEENISLEEKLRRERARQREIGVTQYAWARHGSRILVPMRGAIYVQDGPTAPLRLLVDGGDTPALTPMLSPDGTLVAYVQDAELYVVPADGSAPPRRLTHDARGTGKTNGLAEYVAQEEMHRSMGFWWAPDGRSLAFEQVDETHIPIYRIMHQGSDAVGVQAQEDHRYPFAGQPNARVRLGVVSSLADKPGEPCWMDLGDDDDIYLARVKWLPDGTLTAQIQDRAQTTLDLAQFDPESGERRILLRERSDVWVNLHDMLRPLERGGFIWASERDGFQHLYLHTPDGSLAHQLTSGAWMVESIAGIDQARELVYFTGTRDGPTETHLYVVGLGGGEPRRLTQAPGQHQVVLDHALRRFVDTHNALDTPPTVTLRSLDDGALLATIFDERDPRIDTLALAPPELVTITSRDGVSLHGALYRPPAQYGSGPFPTIVYVYGGPHVQLVSNTWAMTVSLRVQYLRSLGFLVFVLDNRGSARRGLAFEGAIKHAMGGIEVCDQADGVGWLVAQGLADPARVGVYGWSYGGYMACMCLARAPETFKVAVAGAPVTHWDGYDTHYTERYMGTPQSNPNGYRHSSVMHHVGGICGKLLLVHGLIDENVHFRHTARLINALVRARKPYDLFLFPDERHTPRALADRIYLEQCIIAYFQQHL from the coding sequence ATGGAGGCAAGCACCATGGCCATTGACGAACGACCCGGCCTCACGCTCGAGGATGTGGCGAGCTACCCGCAGCCAGGCATGGCCATCCCCGGCGCAATTGCCTTCAGCCCCGACGATCGCCTGATCACGTTTCTGCTTAGCCCCGACCGCACGCTTGCGCGCCGGCTGTATGCGTTCGACCCGGCCAGCAGCGAGCGACGGCTGATGCTGGCCCCGGCCGACGGCGGCGCCACCGAGGAGAATATCTCGCTCGAGGAGAAGCTGCGCCGCGAGCGCGCACGCCAGCGCGAGATCGGCGTGACCCAGTATGCCTGGGCCAGGCACGGCAGCCGCATCCTCGTGCCAATGCGCGGCGCGATCTACGTGCAGGACGGCCCCACCGCGCCGCTGCGCCTGCTGGTAGACGGTGGCGACACGCCCGCGCTTACGCCCATGCTTTCGCCTGACGGCACACTGGTGGCGTATGTGCAAGACGCCGAGCTGTACGTCGTGCCGGCCGACGGCAGCGCGCCACCGCGCCGGCTGACCCACGACGCGCGTGGTACCGGCAAGACCAACGGCCTGGCCGAGTATGTCGCCCAGGAAGAGATGCACCGCAGCATGGGCTTCTGGTGGGCGCCCGACGGCCGCTCGCTCGCATTCGAGCAGGTCGACGAGACCCACATTCCGATCTACCGGATCATGCACCAGGGCAGCGATGCGGTTGGCGTACAGGCGCAGGAAGATCATCGCTACCCGTTCGCCGGCCAGCCCAACGCGCGCGTGCGCCTGGGTGTGGTATCGAGCCTGGCCGACAAGCCGGGCGAGCCATGCTGGATGGATCTTGGTGACGACGACGATATCTACCTCGCGCGCGTCAAGTGGCTGCCCGATGGGACGCTGACTGCACAGATCCAGGATCGCGCGCAGACCACGCTCGACCTGGCGCAGTTCGATCCCGAGTCGGGCGAGCGGCGCATACTGCTGCGCGAGCGTAGCGATGTGTGGGTCAACCTGCACGACATGCTGCGGCCGCTTGAGCGCGGCGGCTTTATCTGGGCTTCCGAGCGCGACGGCTTCCAGCATCTGTATCTGCATACACCAGACGGCAGCCTGGCGCATCAGCTCACCAGCGGCGCGTGGATGGTCGAGAGTATTGCCGGGATCGATCAGGCGCGCGAGCTGGTCTATTTCACGGGCACGCGCGATGGCCCGACCGAAACACACCTGTATGTGGTCGGGCTGGGTGGCGGCGAGCCGCGCCGGCTGACCCAGGCGCCCGGCCAGCACCAGGTGGTGCTCGACCACGCGCTGCGCCGGTTTGTCGATACCCACAACGCACTCGATACGCCGCCGACAGTGACGCTGCGCTCACTCGATGATGGCGCGCTGCTCGCGACGATCTTCGACGAGCGCGACCCGCGTATCGACACACTGGCGCTGGCACCGCCCGAATTAGTGACGATCACCAGCCGCGATGGCGTATCGCTGCACGGCGCGCTGTACCGCCCGCCGGCGCAGTACGGCAGCGGGCCGTTCCCGACGATCGTATATGTGTATGGCGGGCCGCACGTCCAATTGGTCAGCAACACCTGGGCGATGACTGTGTCGCTGCGCGTGCAGTATTTGCGCAGCCTGGGCTTCCTGGTGTTCGTGCTCGATAATCGCGGCAGCGCGCGGCGTGGGCTGGCCTTTGAGGGCGCGATCAAGCACGCCATGGGCGGCATTGAGGTGTGCGACCAGGCCGACGGCGTGGGCTGGCTGGTGGCCCAGGGCCTGGCCGACCCGGCGCGCGTAGGCGTGTATGGCTGGAGCTACGGCGGCTATATGGCCTGTATGTGCCTGGCGCGCGCGCCTGAAACATTTAAGGTGGCCGTGGCCGGCGCGCCTGTCACACACTGGGATGGCTACGACACGCATTACACCGAGCGCTACATGGGCACGCCGCAGTCGAACCCCAACGGCTACCGGCACAGCAGTGTCATGCACCACGTTGGCGGCATCTGCGGTAAGCTGCTGCTGGTACACGGGCTGATCGACGAGAATGTGCATTTCCGGCACACCGCGCGGCTGATCAACGCGCTGGTGCGGGCGCGTAAGCCCTACGACCTGTTCCTATTCCCCGATGAGCGGCACACGCCGCGCGCGCTGGCCGACCGGATCTACCTGGAGCAGTGTATCATCGCGTATTTTCAGCAGCACCTGTAG
- a CDS encoding ROK family protein, whose amino-acid sequence MTDRSTAQFVGLDIGGTKLMVAAADADGTIVRRARMPTPQPLHEGLELLHQLIGEVTQGAPIAGIGAAIGGPLDATRGIVSPLHQPAWREVPLKQLVEDRWRCRFAVDVDTNVAALGEYTLERLTVSRFLYLTLSTGMGGGFLIDGAIYAGMQGAHPEVGHQSIPFRCAHPERVACECGAADCLEALISGNAIRRIYGRPAEQLGADAWAEVAYNLGQGLRNLATIYLPDLIVLGGGVAVGGGERLISAARQVMADHVKLVPLPEVRLSRLGYDTALHGAITLARRSAAG is encoded by the coding sequence ATGACCGATCGATCGACAGCGCAGTTCGTTGGCCTCGATATTGGCGGCACCAAGCTGATGGTCGCGGCGGCTGATGCCGACGGCACGATCGTGCGGCGCGCGCGCATGCCGACACCGCAGCCGCTGCACGAGGGCCTGGAGCTGCTGCACCAGCTGATCGGCGAGGTGACCCAGGGCGCGCCAATCGCCGGTATCGGCGCGGCGATCGGTGGCCCGCTCGACGCCACACGCGGCATTGTGTCGCCGCTGCACCAGCCGGCCTGGCGCGAGGTGCCGCTCAAGCAGCTGGTCGAGGATCGCTGGCGCTGCCGGTTCGCGGTCGATGTCGACACCAATGTGGCCGCGCTGGGCGAGTATACGCTCGAACGGTTGACGGTATCGCGCTTCCTGTACCTCACGCTCAGCACTGGTATGGGCGGCGGCTTTCTGATCGACGGCGCGATCTACGCTGGGATGCAGGGTGCGCACCCCGAGGTCGGCCACCAATCTATCCCATTCCGCTGCGCGCACCCCGAGCGCGTAGCCTGTGAGTGTGGCGCAGCCGATTGCCTCGAGGCGCTGATCTCGGGCAATGCCATCCGCCGGATCTACGGCCGGCCGGCCGAGCAGCTCGGCGCCGATGCATGGGCCGAGGTGGCCTACAACCTCGGCCAGGGGCTGCGCAACCTGGCGACGATCTACCTGCCTGATCTGATCGTGCTTGGCGGCGGCGTGGCGGTGGGCGGCGGCGAGCGGCTGATCAGCGCGGCCCGCCAGGTGATGGCCGATCATGTGAAGCTGGTGCCGCTCCCCGAGGTGCGCCTCAGCCGGCTGGGCTACGACACCGCGCTGCACGGCGCGATCACGCTGGCGCGGCGCAGCGCGGCCGGCTAA
- a CDS encoding CHAT domain-containing protein has product MTNQQLPHGSRDPLLVCALMPWFDRTIIQALSGGADEAIDALLSSDMVLPMRGNPTTYALREETRAMILAEVRASSASHESTYHRAIFAYCAAQSAKTDSAERRAALIYTCRSQLEALAGLLGLRDDWHALRGLLAELRTSIPGPSELYDWLDLYEGIADSRMANHARAAATLAALHAKPGLESDLRLQVLNALGNDAWSCSRYGEAIEWYQQTLAQAQASGDHFYQAVALANIGMIYSEIADYQQAFSYAERSYAQFHSLGRQRHAARARYDLGRYALLLGRWQAAFEHFTAAVTLLEQLGDADLSYLYWSFGLLHHMLGNEAQSEDAYLQAERAIGPERADHMLLALDISLWLGFLYQTQARYGEALARYDDALALAERSGNRHQLVYAHYRRSMVLERQGQPDAALAGYRVAIDAIEQLREATGPEMITIGLLGTVAQVYEATVRLCLQLDRPDEAFGYVERARSRAFLDQLAARPASAPAIMARVEQPVATLAEVQRQLASDTLLIEYFTIGVLPRGESLVNKLPPENTRLREHLTLPPQTLIFAVTHDRLVVARAPIDPNLLRPSAGDPAPTERLRSAGMIGRLHAALIEPVAELITGQQLLYLIPHGPLHYVPFMALCSPGGRSLLAGDGPAIALAPSATILLRSCLARPRSRPGMRIALGYNDEQGGQLRYAEPEARHIARLAGGEAWAGQQPKREQLIETGPRVQWLHIAGHAIYDPHDPLGSALQLGAGDTLSAREIIARLGLSADLVTLSACTSGTTQVVPGDELLGLPRAFLYAGAPAVVCALWETHDLVALLVMDGFYRGMLAGKAPAAALRDAQVAVRGMTGRALRATLDRWRAEDPVLAAALTGTPVPNELLDQAIYADPAHWATFMLIGRGD; this is encoded by the coding sequence ATGACGAACCAGCAGCTACCGCATGGCAGCCGCGACCCACTGCTCGTGTGTGCGCTGATGCCCTGGTTTGATCGCACGATCATCCAGGCGCTGTCGGGCGGAGCAGACGAGGCGATTGACGCGCTGTTGTCGAGCGACATGGTGCTGCCCATGCGGGGTAATCCCACAACCTACGCGTTGCGGGAAGAGACACGGGCGATGATTCTTGCGGAAGTGCGCGCGAGTAGTGCTTCACATGAATCAACGTACCACCGCGCGATTTTCGCATATTGTGCAGCGCAATCTGCGAAAACTGATTCGGCCGAACGTCGCGCGGCGCTTATCTACACCTGCCGCAGCCAGCTCGAAGCGCTGGCCGGGCTGCTAGGCCTGCGCGACGACTGGCATGCCCTGCGCGGGCTGCTGGCCGAGCTGCGCACGAGCATACCCGGCCCCTCCGAGCTGTACGACTGGCTCGACCTGTACGAGGGCATAGCCGACTCGCGCATGGCCAATCATGCGCGCGCCGCAGCGACCCTGGCGGCGCTGCATGCCAAACCTGGCCTGGAATCGGATCTGCGGCTGCAGGTGCTGAATGCGCTTGGCAACGACGCCTGGAGCTGTAGCCGGTATGGCGAGGCGATCGAGTGGTATCAGCAGACACTGGCCCAGGCCCAGGCCAGCGGCGACCACTTTTACCAGGCGGTTGCGCTGGCCAATATCGGCATGATCTACAGCGAGATCGCCGACTACCAGCAGGCCTTCAGCTACGCCGAGCGCAGCTACGCCCAGTTTCATAGCCTGGGCCGGCAGCGACACGCGGCCCGCGCGCGCTACGACCTTGGGCGCTATGCGCTGCTGCTCGGGCGCTGGCAGGCGGCCTTCGAACACTTCACCGCTGCGGTTACGCTGCTCGAGCAGCTGGGCGATGCCGACCTGAGCTACCTATACTGGAGCTTTGGCCTGCTGCACCACATGCTCGGCAACGAGGCCCAGAGCGAAGACGCATACCTGCAGGCCGAGCGCGCGATTGGGCCAGAGCGTGCCGATCACATGCTGCTGGCGCTAGATATCTCGCTCTGGCTGGGCTTCCTCTACCAGACCCAGGCGCGCTACGGCGAGGCGCTGGCGCGCTACGACGACGCGCTGGCGCTGGCCGAGCGATCGGGCAATCGCCACCAGCTGGTGTATGCGCACTATCGCCGCAGCATGGTGCTCGAGCGGCAGGGCCAGCCCGACGCGGCGCTGGCCGGCTACCGGGTAGCGATCGACGCGATCGAGCAGCTGCGCGAGGCCACTGGCCCCGAAATGATCACGATTGGCCTGCTTGGCACGGTGGCGCAGGTGTACGAGGCAACCGTGCGGCTGTGCCTGCAGCTGGATCGGCCGGACGAGGCCTTCGGCTATGTCGAGCGCGCCCGCTCGCGCGCATTCCTCGACCAGCTGGCGGCCCGGCCGGCCAGCGCCCCCGCGATTATGGCTCGCGTCGAGCAGCCGGTAGCCACGCTGGCCGAGGTGCAGCGGCAGCTGGCCAGCGACACACTGCTCATCGAGTACTTCACGATCGGCGTACTGCCCCGCGGCGAGAGCCTGGTGAACAAGCTGCCGCCTGAGAACACGCGCCTGCGCGAGCACCTGACGCTACCACCCCAGACCCTGATCTTCGCGGTGACGCACGACAGGCTCGTGGTGGCCAGGGCGCCGATCGATCCGAACCTGCTGCGCCCGTCGGCCGGCGACCCTGCGCCGACCGAGCGGCTGCGTAGCGCCGGCATGATCGGCAGGCTGCACGCCGCACTGATCGAGCCGGTGGCCGAGCTGATCACCGGCCAGCAGCTGCTCTACCTCATCCCGCACGGCCCACTGCACTATGTGCCGTTTATGGCCTTGTGTTCACCCGGCGGCCGCAGCCTGCTCGCAGGCGATGGCCCTGCCATTGCGCTGGCACCCTCGGCCACCATCCTGCTGCGCAGCTGCCTGGCCCGCCCGCGTAGCCGCCCAGGCATGCGGATCGCGCTTGGCTACAACGACGAGCAGGGTGGGCAGCTGCGCTACGCCGAACCCGAGGCGCGCCATATCGCGCGGCTAGCCGGCGGCGAGGCCTGGGCCGGGCAGCAGCCCAAGCGCGAGCAGCTGATCGAGACCGGGCCGCGTGTACAGTGGCTGCATATCGCAGGGCACGCAATCTACGACCCGCACGACCCGCTGGGGTCGGCGCTGCAGCTCGGCGCGGGCGACACACTGAGCGCGCGCGAGATCATCGCGCGGCTCGGATTGAGCGCCGACCTGGTGACGCTGAGCGCATGCACCAGCGGCACCACGCAGGTGGTACCAGGCGATGAGCTACTCGGCCTGCCGCGCGCGTTCCTGTACGCCGGCGCGCCGGCAGTGGTGTGCGCGCTATGGGAGACGCACGACCTGGTGGCGCTGCTGGTGATGGATGGCTTCTACAGGGGCATGCTGGCCGGCAAGGCGCCTGCGGCCGCGCTGCGCGATGCGCAGGTAGCCGTACGCGGCATGACCGGGCGCGCGCTGCGGGCCACGCTGGATCGCTGGCGCGCTGAAGATCCGGTGTTGGCTGCGGCGCTCACCGGTACACCAGTGCCGAATGAGCTGCTCGACCAGGCGATCTACGCTGATCCAGCCCACTGGGCCACATTCATGCTGATCGGGCGGGGGGATTAG
- a CDS encoding sigma-70 family RNA polymerase sigma factor: MTQQSLEHDPYDLFRQAIVERSGEAWAVLYERYYPLLVKWSLQYGNTTQCGESAADIASWAMERAWAALTPARFARFGNVSALLAYLRSCVTAAMIDASRATAARERAYQSIELRMVASPEQIALEACFKSELWQALADLALPPDEWIVLYESYFLMLAPRDILQRHPEQYADVSVVYAIKRNLIGRLERSTALQQLYREMLR, from the coding sequence ATGACGCAACAATCATTAGAGCACGATCCCTACGATCTGTTTCGCCAGGCGATTGTCGAGCGCTCAGGCGAGGCCTGGGCGGTGTTGTACGAACGGTACTACCCACTGCTGGTCAAATGGTCGCTCCAGTACGGGAACACCACCCAATGTGGTGAGTCGGCCGCCGACATTGCCAGCTGGGCCATGGAGCGCGCCTGGGCGGCGCTGACCCCGGCGCGGTTTGCGCGGTTTGGTAATGTATCGGCGCTGCTCGCGTACTTGCGCAGCTGTGTGACGGCGGCAATGATCGATGCCTCGCGCGCCACCGCCGCACGCGAGCGCGCCTACCAGTCGATCGAGCTGCGAATGGTAGCAAGCCCCGAGCAGATCGCACTCGAGGCTTGCTTCAAGTCCGAGCTATGGCAGGCACTGGCGGATCTCGCGCTGCCCCCCGACGAGTGGATTGTGCTCTATGAGAGCTACTTCCTGATGCTGGCACCGCGCGACATCTTGCAGCGCCATCCTGAGCAATATGCGGATGTATCAGTCGTGTATGCGATCAAGCGCAACCTGATTGGCCGGCTCGAGCGCAGCACAGCGCTTCAGCAGCTATACCGCGAGATGCTTCGGTAG
- a CDS encoding PDZ domain-containing protein produces MIRCAGRLGARVALALFLLSGCSLPLAVPPLALPTTPAEPLPVPPPSPTAVPSPTAAPTPAPTPTFEQLLPTPTLAPITADARQAIFEQAWNLVHRRYLYPDYHGVDWPAVRDEFAPQIGTAENADQFYQLMHAMIDRLGDDHTHFESPQEVAEEEARSAGELTYGGIGVTIRDDTAGALVTRLAAGSPAERAGIQLRDLIIAIGGVPISDTAAFGEQGPEGAVRGTPGTVVRLLVGSPGATPRELSLTREVIPADAFPPAEGRRIRGTRVGLLLIDTFDREDLVTLVRDQLDDLLAPGPLTGLIIDVRDNGGGYIDVMLDILALFVDGGSIGSSSSRRGREDLEIPGGQVVPGLADLPIVVLTSDGTASAAEMFAAGMRVRQRATMVGTTTAGNTENLVLHNFSDGSRLWLAEYAYRLPNGELIEGVGVAPDRLVAAKWWRFDPADDPQVQAALAALAVQAPASRSAKGRRHGG; encoded by the coding sequence ATGATCCGGTGCGCTGGCCGGTTGGGCGCGCGTGTCGCCCTGGCGTTGTTCTTGCTGAGCGGATGCAGCCTCCCGCTGGCTGTGCCGCCGCTTGCGCTGCCGACGACACCGGCCGAGCCGCTGCCTGTGCCGCCGCCCAGCCCCACCGCCGTGCCCAGCCCCACTGCCGCACCCACGCCGGCCCCAACCCCGACCTTCGAGCAGCTGTTGCCCACGCCTACCCTCGCACCAATCACCGCCGACGCACGCCAGGCGATCTTCGAGCAGGCCTGGAACCTGGTACACCGGCGCTACCTCTACCCCGACTATCACGGCGTCGATTGGCCGGCTGTGCGCGACGAGTTCGCGCCACAGATTGGCACTGCCGAGAATGCCGACCAGTTCTATCAGCTGATGCACGCGATGATCGACCGGCTTGGCGACGACCATACCCACTTCGAGTCGCCCCAGGAAGTGGCCGAAGAAGAGGCCCGCTCGGCGGGTGAGCTGACCTACGGCGGGATCGGTGTGACCATCCGCGACGACACGGCCGGCGCGCTGGTGACCCGGCTGGCCGCCGGCAGCCCGGCCGAACGGGCGGGCATCCAGCTGCGCGATCTGATCATCGCGATCGGCGGGGTGCCGATCTCCGACACGGCCGCGTTTGGCGAGCAAGGCCCCGAGGGCGCGGTGCGCGGCACGCCCGGCACAGTCGTGCGCCTGCTCGTCGGCTCGCCAGGCGCCACGCCGCGCGAGCTGAGCCTCACGCGCGAGGTGATCCCGGCCGACGCATTCCCACCGGCCGAGGGCCGGCGCATTCGCGGTACGCGCGTCGGCCTGCTGCTGATCGATACATTCGACCGCGAAGACCTGGTGACGCTGGTGCGCGACCAGCTCGACGATCTGCTGGCGCCTGGCCCGTTGACCGGGCTGATCATCGATGTGCGCGATAATGGCGGCGGCTACATCGACGTTATGCTCGACATCCTGGCGCTGTTTGTCGACGGTGGCTCGATCGGTAGCAGCAGCAGCCGGCGCGGCCGCGAGGATCTCGAGATCCCTGGCGGCCAGGTTGTGCCGGGCCTGGCCGACCTGCCGATTGTGGTGCTGACCAGCGACGGCACTGCCAGCGCGGCCGAGATGTTCGCGGCCGGCATGCGCGTGCGCCAGCGCGCCACGATGGTAGGCACCACCACGGCGGGCAACACCGAGAACCTGGTGCTGCACAACTTCTCCGACGGCTCGCGGCTGTGGTTGGCCGAGTATGCCTATCGCCTGCCCAACGGCGAGCTGATCGAGGGCGTCGGCGTAGCGCCCGATCGGCTGGTCGCAGCCAAATGGTGGCGCTTCGACCCGGCCGACGACCCGCAGGTACAGGCCGCGCTGGCTGCGCTGGCCGTGCAGGCGCCGGCCTCAAGATCAGCCAAAGGTCGGAGGCATGGCGGTTGA
- a CDS encoding methionine--tRNA ligase, protein MTSQPDSPARAPYYITTSIPYVNAQPHIGHALEDVQADALARYGRLCGRDVWFLTGTDENSLKNVRAAEREGIPTQELVGRNAAQFYALRDSLGLSFDDFIRTSADARHRAGVHKLWLACARSGDIYRRAYRGLYCVGCEQFYAEAELDAGLCPEHLVVPELVEEENYFFRLSRYAGQLRELIESDRLRVVPATRKNEILAFIRSGLEDFSISRSRARAHGWGIEVPGDPEQITYVWFDALGNYVTALGYAGEGERYRRYWQSSPRRTHVIGKNIIRFHAIYWPAMLLSAGLPLPTDIFVHGFVTAGGRKIGKSLGNVVDPAELAARYGTDALRYYLLREIPSTADGDFSDERLARAYNADLADGLGNLLSRTIGMLTRYYSGVVPAPADLEPVDRRVTELGQRLYGRVDAALERFAFDVALGAIWELVAAANKYVVEVQPWALARHRADDPAVEARLATALYVLAEALRQMAHVLAAFLPATASAIAGQLGIALDCDAGLCAALEWGRLLPGTTVRPGSVLFTKLG, encoded by the coding sequence ATGACCAGCCAACCCGATAGCCCGGCGCGCGCACCGTACTACATCACAACCTCCATCCCATACGTCAACGCGCAGCCACATATCGGCCACGCACTCGAGGACGTGCAGGCCGACGCGCTGGCGCGCTACGGGCGCCTATGTGGCCGCGACGTCTGGTTCCTCACCGGCACCGACGAGAACAGCCTGAAGAATGTGCGCGCCGCCGAGCGCGAGGGCATACCCACCCAAGAGCTGGTCGGCCGCAACGCGGCTCAGTTCTACGCGCTGCGCGACTCGCTCGGCCTGTCGTTCGACGACTTCATCCGCACGAGTGCCGATGCTCGGCACCGCGCGGGGGTACACAAGCTCTGGTTAGCCTGCGCGCGCAGCGGCGATATCTACCGGCGCGCCTACCGTGGGCTGTACTGCGTCGGCTGCGAGCAGTTCTATGCCGAGGCCGAGCTAGACGCTGGGCTATGCCCTGAGCACCTGGTCGTGCCCGAGCTCGTCGAAGAAGAGAACTACTTCTTCCGGCTCTCGCGCTACGCCGGCCAGCTGCGCGAGCTGATCGAAAGCGATCGACTGCGGGTCGTGCCGGCCACACGCAAGAATGAGATCCTGGCATTCATCCGCAGCGGCCTCGAGGACTTCAGCATCTCGCGCTCGCGCGCTCGCGCGCACGGCTGGGGTATCGAGGTGCCGGGTGACCCCGAGCAGATCACGTATGTCTGGTTCGACGCGCTGGGCAACTACGTCACCGCGCTGGGCTACGCCGGCGAGGGCGAGCGCTATCGACGCTACTGGCAGAGTAGCCCGCGCCGCACCCACGTGATCGGCAAGAACATCATCCGCTTCCACGCGATCTACTGGCCGGCAATGCTGCTATCGGCCGGCCTGCCGCTGCCGACCGATATCTTCGTGCATGGCTTTGTGACCGCCGGCGGCCGCAAGATCGGCAAGTCGCTGGGCAATGTGGTCGACCCGGCCGAGCTGGCAGCGCGCTACGGCACCGACGCGCTGCGCTACTACCTGCTGCGCGAGATCCCCTCCACCGCCGACGGCGACTTTTCCGACGAGCGGCTGGCACGCGCGTACAACGCCGACCTGGCCGACGGCCTGGGCAACCTGCTGAGCCGGACGATCGGCATGCTAACGCGCTACTACAGCGGTGTGGTGCCGGCGCCGGCCGATCTCGAGCCGGTCGACCGTCGGGTCACCGAGCTGGGCCAGCGGTTGTACGGGCGGGTCGACGCGGCGCTCGAGCGCTTCGCGTTCGACGTAGCGCTGGGCGCGATCTGGGAGCTGGTGGCCGCCGCGAACAAGTACGTGGTTGAGGTGCAGCCCTGGGCGCTGGCGCGGCATCGCGCCGACGACCCGGCCGTTGAGGCGCGGCTCGCGACAGCGCTGTACGTGCTGGCCGAGGCGCTGCGCCAGATGGCGCACGTGCTTGCGGCGTTCCTACCCGCCACCGCCAGCGCGATCGCGGGCCAGCTGGGCATCGCGCTCGACTGTGATGCTGGCCTGTGCGCCGCGCTGGAGTGGGGGCGCCTCCTGCCCGGCACGACGGTGCGCCCCGGCAGTGTGCTATTCACTAAGCTGGGTTGA